The Desulfonatronum lacustre DSM 10312 region TGGCCCTGATCCGTGAGGAGCTGCCCCTCTGGCTGACCCGCGAGCCGTTGCGCCGGGTCGTCCTGGCCTTCTGCACGGCCCTGCCCCAGCACGGCGGAACCGGGGCGCTCTATGTCCTGCTGCGCAAGCGCAAGAAAACCGGAGGCAAGGTTCGCTGGGATCTTCCGGCTTCCATGGAGTAATCGCGGCTTTTTGAACGCCGTAAAACCTCGATCCTTCCGAATGCAGGAAATCCTTTTTCTCGGCCTGGCCGGCGCATTGGGCGCCATGTCGCGGTACTGGCTCTCCTCTGCCGTGTATGCGCTTCTGGGCCGGGAATATCCCTGGGGCACCACCACGGTGAACGTCCTGGGAAGCTTCCTCTTCGGGCTGGCCTGGGTGCTGAGCCACGAGGTCGGGGCCATCCCGCCGCAAGCCCGAGTGATCATCCTGGTCGGCTTTCTGGGATCGTTCACCACCTTTTCCACATATATTTTTGAAACCCATCTGCTGTTTCAGGAAGGAAAACGCCTGAAACCGATCCTGAACCTGATCGTCCAGAACCTGATCAGCCTCGCGGCCCTCTACTGCGGTTTTTTGCTGGGCCGGATGTGGTAAGGCGATGATGAGAGAATCCAATGATCCGACTTGAAGATGAAATCCTGACCTTGCTGGAGGCTGGAGAGTCGGCGGCTCTGGCCACCATTGTCGGTCAAACCGGTTCCGCGCCGCGGACTCCCGGAACCCGGATGGTCGTGCGTCGGGACGGTTCCATCCTCGGAACGATCGGGGGCGGACGCCTGGAGGCCGAGGTTATTCAGACCGGGCTGGAGGTCTTGCGTTCCGGTTTCAGCCGACTCCAGCACGTTACCCTGACCGGCACGGACGCCGGCGATATGGACATGATCTGCGGCGGGGAACTGGACGTGCTGGTGGAGCCGTTGCGTCCGGTTTCCCGAACCATGGAGCTGTTCCGGCTCCTGGGCCGCCAGCGCGAACAGGGTGGTGATTGGCTTCTGGCCACCGTGCTCCGGGAGTCTCCCGGTGGTCAGGCCGGGCTGCTCTCCGAGTC contains the following coding sequences:
- the crcB gene encoding fluoride efflux transporter CrcB; the protein is MQEILFLGLAGALGAMSRYWLSSAVYALLGREYPWGTTTVNVLGSFLFGLAWVLSHEVGAIPPQARVIILVGFLGSFTTFSTYIFETHLLFQEGKRLKPILNLIVQNLISLAALYCGFLLGRMW